One genomic window of Actinoplanes lobatus includes the following:
- a CDS encoding cytochrome P450 gives MPETQEIQRFPFPTALPAEPAPRYAELRNTEPVSPVLLPTGHAGWVVTRYDDVRAVCTDARFSKQAVTEPGAPRLLPIFQELRSIVVMDAPEHTRLRKLVVKAFSARRVESLRPYMRQVTEELIAAMTAGPPEADVVAAVAMPLPIKVICELLGVPFQDREQFRIWGDAVVGLSGSAGGPDAVKEAAVQLFGYLDALIDSKRRTPADDLLTALLAAHEADDRLSAEELRVFALTLLMAGYHTTASAISQALFHLLRRPESYRSLVGAPGDVLDRALEELLRYSQVANGLGAMRIALEDVELSGVLIRKGDAVVPAFGSANRDGAVFPDADRLVLDRQDNPHISFGAGIHYCLGAQLARAEMQILLATLTERLPTLSLVNPDDPLTWTTPAFPRPAAMLVRW, from the coding sequence GTGCCCGAAACACAGGAGATTCAGCGGTTCCCGTTCCCCACGGCGTTGCCGGCGGAGCCCGCCCCACGATATGCGGAACTGCGGAACACGGAGCCCGTCTCGCCCGTGCTGCTGCCGACCGGGCACGCGGGCTGGGTGGTCACCCGCTACGACGACGTCCGGGCGGTCTGCACCGATGCGCGGTTCAGCAAGCAGGCGGTCACCGAGCCCGGTGCGCCGCGCCTTCTGCCGATCTTCCAGGAGCTCAGGTCCATCGTGGTGATGGACGCGCCGGAGCACACCCGGCTGCGCAAGCTGGTGGTGAAGGCGTTCAGTGCCCGGCGGGTGGAGAGCCTCCGGCCGTACATGCGGCAGGTGACCGAGGAGCTGATCGCGGCGATGACCGCGGGGCCGCCGGAGGCCGATGTGGTCGCCGCGGTGGCCATGCCGCTGCCGATCAAGGTCATCTGCGAGTTGCTGGGGGTGCCGTTCCAGGACCGTGAGCAGTTCCGGATCTGGGGCGACGCGGTCGTCGGCCTCTCCGGCTCGGCGGGCGGCCCGGACGCGGTGAAGGAGGCGGCCGTCCAGCTGTTCGGCTACCTCGACGCGCTGATCGACAGCAAGCGCCGTACGCCGGCCGATGACCTGCTCACCGCCCTGCTGGCCGCGCACGAGGCGGACGACCGGCTGTCCGCCGAGGAGTTGCGGGTCTTCGCGCTCACGCTGCTGATGGCCGGCTACCACACCACGGCGAGCGCGATCAGCCAGGCGCTGTTCCATCTGCTGCGCCGGCCGGAGAGCTACCGTTCGCTGGTGGGCGCGCCGGGCGACGTGCTGGACCGGGCGCTGGAGGAGCTGCTGCGCTACAGCCAGGTGGCCAACGGGCTGGGCGCGATGCGGATCGCGCTGGAGGACGTGGAGCTGTCCGGTGTGCTCATCCGCAAGGGCGACGCGGTGGTGCCGGCGTTCGGATCGGCCAACCGTGACGGCGCCGTCTTCCCCGACGCGGACCGGCTCGTCCTCGACCGGCAGGACAACCCGCACATCTCCTTCGGCGCCGGTATCCACTACTGTCTCGGCGCCCAGCTCGCCCGGGCGGAGATGCAGATCCTGCTGGCCACCCTCACCGAGCGGCTGCCGACCCTGTCCCTGGTGAACCCGGACGACCCGCTGACCTGGACCACTCCGGCCTTCCCCCGGCCCGCCGCGATGCTCGTGCGGTGGTGA
- a CDS encoding response regulator transcription factor, whose translation MRLLVVEDEARLAAALRRGLQAEGFAVDIAADGQDGLEMARHGGYDAMILDVMLPRLSGYRVVRQLRAERHWLPVLMLSAKDGEYDQADGLDCGADDYLTKPFSYVVLLARLRALLRRGAQARPVVLAFGDVELDPAERRVLVRGDEVTLTAREFALLEYLMRHPGQVVSKTELLDHVWDAALETAPNAVEVYVGYLRRKIGRERLETVRGAGYRLATVE comes from the coding sequence GTGCGGTTGCTGGTGGTGGAGGACGAGGCGCGGTTGGCCGCCGCGCTACGGCGTGGCCTGCAGGCCGAGGGCTTCGCGGTGGACATCGCCGCCGACGGCCAGGACGGTCTCGAGATGGCCCGCCATGGTGGGTACGACGCGATGATCCTGGACGTGATGCTGCCCCGCCTCTCCGGCTACCGGGTGGTGCGCCAGCTGCGCGCCGAGCGGCACTGGCTGCCGGTGCTCATGCTGAGCGCCAAGGACGGGGAGTACGACCAGGCCGACGGCCTCGACTGCGGCGCCGACGACTACCTGACCAAGCCTTTCTCGTACGTCGTGCTGTTGGCCCGTCTCCGCGCCCTGCTGCGCCGCGGCGCCCAGGCCCGTCCCGTCGTGCTCGCGTTCGGTGATGTCGAGTTGGATCCGGCGGAACGCCGGGTCCTGGTCCGCGGCGACGAGGTGACCCTGACAGCCCGCGAGTTCGCCCTGCTGGAGTACCTGATGCGCCATCCCGGCCAGGTCGTCTCCAAGACCGAGCTGCTCGACCATGTGTGGGATGCCGCGCTCGAGACCGCGCCGAACGCGGTCGAGGTCTACGTCGGCTACCTGCGCCGCAAGATCGGCCGGGAGCGGCTGGAGACGGTCCGCGGCGCCGGCTACCGGCTGGCGACAGTCGAGTAG
- a CDS encoding polyprenyl synthetase family protein: MTATYLEVAAATAAVDVAIRNFFIERRAEAAALGPDFAVMVGDLESFVLRGGKRIRPTFAWLGWIGAGGDPEGPGAEAVLSACSGFELLHAAGLIHDDIIDASRTRRGHPAAHITYAERHRASRFSGDSQIFGTGTAILIGDLALIWADVLVRGSGLPADAQARVSPVWSAVRSEVMYGQLLDLISQARDDEDVDAALRVNRYKTASYTVERPLQFGAAIAGASPDLIAAYRSFGAGLGIAFQLRDDLLGVFGDPEVTGKPSGDDLREGKRTVLLATALKLADEQDPEAAAFLRASVGTDISEADLARIRAVLVDVGAVEHTERQITLRTDEAVAVLEASSATSPAKHQLAEMAIKVTQRAL, from the coding sequence ATGACCGCCACCTATCTCGAAGTGGCCGCCGCCACGGCCGCCGTCGATGTCGCGATCAGGAACTTCTTCATCGAACGCCGTGCCGAGGCCGCCGCGCTCGGACCGGACTTCGCGGTGATGGTCGGCGATCTGGAGAGTTTCGTGCTGCGCGGCGGCAAGCGCATCCGGCCGACCTTCGCCTGGCTGGGCTGGATCGGTGCGGGCGGGGACCCGGAGGGCCCGGGCGCCGAGGCGGTGCTGAGCGCCTGTTCCGGTTTCGAGCTGCTGCACGCGGCCGGCCTGATCCACGACGACATCATCGACGCGTCCCGGACCCGCCGGGGGCATCCCGCCGCGCACATCACGTACGCCGAACGGCACCGGGCGAGCCGTTTCTCCGGTGACTCGCAGATCTTCGGCACCGGCACCGCCATCCTGATCGGCGATCTGGCCCTGATCTGGGCCGACGTCCTGGTCCGGGGGTCCGGGCTGCCGGCCGACGCGCAGGCCCGGGTGTCGCCGGTGTGGTCCGCGGTGCGTTCCGAGGTGATGTACGGCCAGCTGCTCGACCTGATCAGCCAGGCCCGCGACGACGAGGACGTCGACGCGGCGCTGCGGGTGAACCGGTACAAGACGGCGTCGTACACGGTGGAACGTCCGTTGCAGTTCGGGGCGGCCATCGCCGGCGCCTCGCCCGATCTCATCGCGGCGTACCGGAGTTTCGGCGCCGGTCTGGGGATCGCGTTCCAGCTCCGCGACGACCTGCTCGGTGTCTTCGGCGATCCGGAGGTGACCGGCAAACCGTCCGGTGACGACCTGCGCGAGGGCAAGCGGACGGTGCTGCTCGCGACCGCGCTGAAGCTGGCCGACGAACAGGACCCGGAGGCCGCGGCCTTCCTGCGGGCGAGCGTCGGCACCGACATCTCCGAGGCGGACCTCGCCCGGATCCGCGCCGTCCTCGTCGACGTCGGCGCCGTCGAGCACACCGAACGGCAGATCACGCTGCGCACCGACGAGGCGGTGGCCGTGCTGGAGGCGAGCAGTGCCACGAGTCCCGCGAAACATCAGCTCGCCGAAATGGCGATCAAGGTGACGCAGCGGGCCCTGTGA
- a CDS encoding sensor histidine kinase — protein MQRVKELSLRARLLLVSLAGLVFGLSAGAVLLIAVLGYAQVRSVQSEAMATARGVAALVDQGALPNPIPVTPGVQVQVIDDDNRVLASSATADDLTPMLGAAELAHLRDGEGRQIPGYLIHDQGEARVVQLTAGPPTAPVRILVARSIDHVTQNLHILRITLLILFPLLAALLAAGLWRALGAALRPVDALRAGAEEITGGTRAGRLPVPDSRDEVHRLAVTLNDMLHRLDAARARQRAFVADAAHELRSPLTNIRTELEVAQHLPDDTDWPALTDDLLADVQRLSRLVDDLLLLARSDEGVPATRLEEIDLAQFVGEAALRYPDVEYRDPGTPLPTLAEPDALARVVTNLLDNAERHKREKVTVSVSAGGGHLLIVVTDDGPGIPEHDRERVFQRFTRLDDARARDAGGSGLGLAIVRELVRRHRGSVTLGDNHPGLRVEVRLPKA, from the coding sequence ATGCAACGCGTCAAGGAGCTGAGCCTGCGGGCACGGCTGCTGCTCGTCTCCCTCGCCGGCCTCGTCTTCGGCCTGTCCGCCGGCGCCGTCCTGCTGATCGCGGTCCTGGGATATGCCCAGGTCCGCTCGGTGCAGAGCGAGGCGATGGCCACCGCCCGCGGCGTGGCCGCGCTCGTGGACCAGGGCGCGCTGCCGAACCCGATCCCGGTCACCCCGGGCGTCCAGGTGCAGGTCATCGACGACGACAACAGGGTGCTGGCGTCGTCGGCCACCGCCGACGACCTCACCCCCATGCTCGGCGCCGCGGAGCTCGCCCACCTGCGCGACGGCGAGGGCCGGCAGATCCCTGGCTACCTGATTCACGACCAGGGCGAGGCCCGTGTCGTTCAGCTCACCGCCGGCCCGCCGACCGCGCCCGTCCGCATCCTGGTGGCCCGTTCCATCGACCACGTGACGCAGAACCTGCACATCCTGCGGATCACCCTGCTGATCCTGTTCCCGCTGCTGGCCGCGTTGCTGGCGGCCGGCCTGTGGCGGGCGCTCGGCGCGGCGCTGCGGCCGGTCGACGCGCTGCGGGCCGGCGCCGAGGAGATCACCGGCGGCACCCGGGCCGGCCGGCTGCCGGTGCCGGACTCCCGCGACGAGGTCCACCGGCTGGCCGTGACGCTCAACGACATGCTGCACCGGCTCGACGCGGCCCGCGCACGGCAGCGCGCGTTCGTCGCCGACGCCGCGCACGAGCTGCGCAGCCCGCTCACCAACATCCGTACCGAACTGGAGGTCGCGCAGCACCTGCCGGACGACACCGACTGGCCGGCGCTCACCGATGATCTTCTGGCCGACGTGCAGCGACTGTCCCGCCTGGTCGACGACCTGCTGCTGCTGGCCCGCTCGGACGAGGGCGTGCCCGCCACCCGTCTCGAGGAGATCGATCTCGCCCAGTTCGTCGGCGAGGCGGCGCTGCGCTACCCCGATGTGGAATACCGGGATCCGGGCACGCCGCTGCCCACGCTCGCCGAGCCGGACGCGCTGGCCCGGGTGGTGACCAACCTGCTGGACAACGCGGAGCGGCACAAACGCGAGAAGGTGACGGTCAGTGTCTCGGCCGGCGGCGGGCACCTGCTCATCGTGGTCACCGACGACGGCCCCGGCATCCCGGAACACGACCGGGAGCGGGTGTTCCAGCGCTTCACCCGCCTCGACGACGCCCGGGCCCGCGACGCGGGCGGCTCCGGCCTCGGCCTCGCCATCGTCCGCGAGCTGGTCCGCCGGCATCGCGGTTCGGTCACCCTCGGCGACAATCACCCCGGTCTCCGGGTCGAGGTACGCCTACCGAAAGCGTGA
- a CDS encoding lipocalin-like domain-containing protein, with translation MAALIVLAPVRGSAAGESSADPFKRIACTAGAAPTAVPADPAFPTFPKLPGDLAAHPGIGWEGWYFVGHLCAGPHQFAYQVAFTVGKNTAETNIAVTDLNTGAFHQKWSSFPLDQVSASGSEIAVQMPTGSLTGTLDALSLRGVLPNADIDLGLRATGPALYFGGTGLIPLWGTTTYNIELPYLAAAGTLTVDGTKYPVTGTAWMDHQYFAGDFSKFKKWTWMAVTLDNGDRIALLDNYSTVDEDHAATVLHPDGRIEVAELVPLAEDAGAFWTSPVTGKRFPTRWVVRIPSIDTSLVVDARPRAQEIVRTSAASGVYEGAATATGTYRGRPARALVHVEMLGDWR, from the coding sequence GTGGCCGCACTGATCGTGCTCGCACCGGTGCGCGGTTCCGCCGCGGGAGAGAGCTCCGCCGATCCGTTCAAGAGGATCGCCTGCACGGCCGGCGCCGCACCGACCGCGGTGCCCGCCGATCCCGCTTTCCCGACATTCCCGAAACTGCCCGGCGACCTGGCCGCCCACCCCGGGATCGGCTGGGAGGGCTGGTATTTCGTCGGCCACCTGTGCGCGGGCCCGCACCAGTTCGCCTACCAGGTGGCGTTCACCGTCGGTAAGAACACCGCGGAGACCAACATCGCCGTCACCGACCTGAACACCGGCGCCTTCCACCAGAAGTGGAGCAGCTTTCCGCTGGACCAGGTCAGCGCCTCCGGGTCGGAGATCGCGGTGCAGATGCCGACCGGGTCGCTGACCGGCACACTCGACGCGCTGTCACTGCGCGGAGTCCTGCCGAACGCCGACATCGACCTCGGCCTCCGGGCCACCGGGCCGGCGCTGTACTTCGGCGGCACCGGGCTCATCCCGCTGTGGGGCACGACCACCTACAACATCGAGCTGCCGTACCTCGCCGCCGCCGGGACACTCACCGTGGACGGAACGAAATACCCGGTGACCGGTACGGCGTGGATGGACCACCAGTACTTCGCCGGCGACTTCTCCAAGTTCAAGAAGTGGACGTGGATGGCCGTCACCCTGGACAACGGGGACCGGATCGCGCTGCTGGACAACTACTCCACCGTCGACGAGGACCACGCCGCGACCGTGCTGCACCCCGACGGCCGCATCGAGGTCGCCGAACTGGTGCCGCTCGCCGAGGACGCGGGCGCCTTCTGGACGAGCCCGGTGACCGGGAAGCGGTTCCCGACCCGATGGGTGGTGCGCATCCCGTCGATCGACACCAGTCTCGTGGTGGACGCGCGTCCCCGGGCGCAGGAGATCGTGCGCACCAGTGCCGCGTCCGGGGTGTACGAGGGGGCGGCCACCGCGACCGGGACGTACCGTGGCCGGCCGGCGCGCGCCCTGGTGCACGTCGAGATGCTGGGCGACTGGCGGTAG
- a CDS encoding Pr6Pr family membrane protein: MRSRVWHGALAVIVFASLVTQIVLTATDTAPHAGPPVYEPAFTRFERLFSYFTIQSNLLLLIAVTALAVDPRRDGRVWRVIRLDAMLGIVITGIVYGTILAGQVELHGAAYLSNLGFHYIAPWAALLGWLLFGPHQRIDARTMAWAALWPLLWITYTLAHGAATDWYPYPFSDVTVLGYPAVLINLGVVVLIAVLLGAVLRLLDTRLPFRPPAGAVADRENSAGR; this comes from the coding sequence ATGAGGTCCCGGGTCTGGCACGGCGCCCTCGCCGTGATCGTGTTCGCGTCGCTGGTCACCCAGATCGTGCTGACCGCCACCGACACCGCCCCGCACGCCGGGCCGCCCGTGTACGAGCCGGCGTTCACCCGCTTCGAGCGCCTGTTCAGCTACTTCACCATCCAGAGCAACCTGCTTCTGCTGATCGCCGTGACGGCCCTCGCCGTGGACCCGCGCCGCGACGGCCGGGTGTGGCGGGTGATCCGCCTCGACGCCATGCTCGGCATCGTGATCACCGGCATCGTCTACGGCACGATCCTGGCCGGCCAGGTCGAACTGCACGGCGCCGCCTACCTGTCCAATCTGGGCTTCCACTACATCGCCCCGTGGGCGGCCCTGCTCGGCTGGCTCCTGTTCGGCCCGCACCAGCGCATCGACGCCCGCACCATGGCGTGGGCGGCCCTGTGGCCCCTGCTGTGGATCACCTACACCCTGGCCCACGGCGCCGCCACCGACTGGTACCCGTACCCGTTCTCCGATGTGACCGTGCTCGGCTACCCGGCCGTGCTGATCAATCTGGGCGTGGTCGTGCTGATCGCGGTCCTGCTCGGGGCGGTGCTGCGGCTGCTCGACACCCGCCTCCCGTTCCGGCCGCCGGCCGGGGCCGTCGCCGACCGGGAGAACAGCGCCGGCCGCTAG